In Camelina sativa cultivar DH55 chromosome 17, Cs, whole genome shotgun sequence, the genomic stretch TTCATGAGTTATGATGTCCTCTTCCTCTATCACTGCATCTTGTTGATCTGCCGTTTTCGTATCCAAGCATGCATGATCTTTACTTCCTTCAGATCCCAAATTTGCATCAGAGGCCTCTTTTGAACATTCTGTAGCAGCAACTGGAGATTGTGCTCCAGAAGCAACAGGTGCTTCAGTCGATCCATTTTCAATAGCAACCGTGGCAGCTTCCTCTGCCATACCAGTAGCTTTCTTATCCTCTTTCAGAGAGATATTCCTGGTGTCGGTTTTAAGGTCTTGTATATTCCCTGACCAAGATGATACACCACTGAAATCAATAAAGTTGGTAATATCAGAAGTTGGATCAAAAAGAGCATTATGATCCAACGGTTCAACTTCACCTGGAGCAGCATCTTCAGGGGGACTGTTTGGGTTTGCTAAATCAGAAGCTACGATTGTTTCGGTGGCCTTATCAGCATTATCTTTTTGTTCGTCAATTTCCATTTCACTTACTACATTGGAATTATTCACGTCAGCTTCAGCTACTGGATTATCTAAAGCTTCACCTACTTTAACATCATCTTCAACCAGTTCTTCTGCCGCATAATCAATCTCCATggcttctcctttttcttcttcattggtTATGTTTTCTTCACCATTTACTTCAGCAGCAGAGCTAGCTTCCAAAACAGTACCTGGATTTACTTGCTCAGCATCTTTGGTCTCGGATCCCACAGTCTCTTCGAGATTCTTTGTGGATTTCTTCTCTTGGTCAGCTTTCTTTTCAGTAACAGGAACCATCTCTGCATCTACTGAACTTTGCTGGGACTTTTCAGTGTGAACATTTTGTTCAGCATCACCACTATCCTCAACTTCACAACTTGCGTTGTCATTAGCAGTTACCTCATTCCCACCAGAGATTACAGTTTCCCCTTCTCCTCCACTCTTAACTTGAGACTTAGCAACCGTCTCACCATTCATCTTCACCTCAGCATCTCCATCAATTTCAGGGTCCGTGACAGTCAGTGCAACATCTTCATCAGCTTTCACATCAGAAACCAAATTATCCTTATTGCCATCTTCTACATCTGAATCCGAAACCTGTACCGTGTTGTTTGTATCCTCACCATCATCTAGGGTTTCAGTTTTAGAAGATAAACCTAATCCCTtaccagcttcttcttcctcctcaatgGAATCACCAACGAACTCACTCTCCTCTCTCTGTTCCTCCATTGAAGCTATCTGGGCTGCAGCTCAAAGATGGatcttttaaacaaacaaattgcgaAACTTGGGAGATGGGTATCCTCAATTAGGATGAAAAGTTCCAGATTCCGATGGAATCAGCAACGAGAAAgctcaagttttttttggaatttaccTCTTTAAGATGTTGCGAAGATCCGAGAGTggtaaagaaacataaaagggAAGAGCTTTgtggtgagaagaagaaagagagaaaccacCTTCGATCCGATTTACTCGAACCagcttactttttctttttagacaTAACCCCTCACGTTTttgtcatgttttgtttttaagatttaacTTTTCAAAGGACGCTCAAATAACCCTTTCAATTTGTGCACTTTGAGTTAAAAATGGGTGCTAATTATAGACTTATGTCTAAAGGAGAGAATCACAATCAGAGATTGAAAGCATTCTAGAGCATTAGGGGAATCCAAGTAAGGAAATAACAAAGAATTTGGGGCTAATGAGAACAAGTTGCAAATTCGGTCTAGTTCCTTACACAAAACACCagagaaaaaaatgacatttttgttaatattaacAGCCAACCCTGACATTTTCTCGAATTGTAAGAGTACCATGTAAACCCCAGCGACTGACTTGTTTGATCCTTATACAAATATCAATAGATCATCAGTAAATGAGAGGTGAGTAAGGAGTAGATATTCACAACTGTGGTGATAACAAAAATTCCATTTTTCTTGCCTTGTTCGACATCAAAGATAACACTTTTATAGCgagaacaaataaaataatatataacatttttccTTGCGATCacttactttatttttaaagtatacTAGATTATGACGTATGCGGTACCGcggaataagtttttttttaatttctttgttaatatactattttaatactaatttctATAAtctactcttttgttaattttagtgatttaatatataaaccgtTGTATACCGTGTTGATACTACTTCAATAGAGAAACAAATGAACTATCCTTACCTTATTCAGTATGGTTGACTTTTCATAGCTAAATATACTTCAACcatgttttatattttcttcagtTTTGTCGTGTTTAGTGGCGTTGATTCtactgcaacaaaaaaaaaatgaactatcatGATTCAATGTATTGGACATGGttgatcttttcttcttctttttttttttttacatttcaaaatctttttttatatataaatatattattagacaATGATACATGAGTCTctaaattgttttcaaaatgtCAATATATAAATGTAGCTTTTTGTTAACATGTATCTATAATATGTTTTGCCAAGAATGGTTGTTCAGCCACTattacaaatttctttctttttctgaatgAGTTATGAATGAAGAACACTatctaaaaatagaagaaagtaaaagaacagTGCCGGCCCAACCAATTTTGCTGCCTAaagcaaaattttttttttcccattaacaaacattagaaaaaaaaagttgcaaaaaCTGCTACACAAAGGTTCAAACTCTTAACACTGAAAGAGAATAAAGGCATACCCAACCACTGTACCACcacaagtttttgaaaattgatgcCCCTTAAATTGCTAATATAATATGCCGCCTAAAGCCCTTGTTTTACGGGCTTTAGGTCAGGGCCGACACTGGTAAAGAAAATTGTTACTGTCTCTATATTAGAAAGaatgatgttttagaatttttaccatattaataaaaaataaaaaataatgtgttattgttaattacttttgttttctactcCTTTTGCTATTCATTTAGTTGTGCTTTTCTGACATTTGTCATCCGGTTGCATGCATACATTGAATTATGTATTGTAAAAGTaaacattaattagttattttattttgaaaagaaatatgtattagatatactaaataaaatcaCCTCTTGTGGtacaaagaaaaatcacaaaacatcaTCCTTTATGATACAAAGGGAGTATTGAATTAAGAGTGCAAAGAATACAAGAAAACAGTTCACTAGATCTTAAACTAAAACttataaaagtaattaaatgatttagttatttataaaatgcTTTGTAGGAATACTAAATATTGAATGGTTATGTATGCTAACCTCTGTTGGGACAATTTAATGAGCCGAAGTTCTTGCTCTCAAACTGAACCAGTAATAGACTTGGTCGATATACCTCTCAAGCTTGAAATACCTTTAATGAGGTTAAGACAAGAGAGACCATGTTAAGCAACTATTTCATGGAGTTAGCGTTTAAACTTACATGAtgtagtataaatataaaagttcgGAAAAGTATAACGAAAAACCACATTGCATTCCtactatttaaaaatattgatatgttaaaacttaatataacaatatttttttttgtaacctcCCATTTTATTACCATAGTAATGCTTTCacaattttttaatgtttaaaatatattaatatgcaCTTATTCCACTTTTGTACTCTCATGTGTTACTATTGGCATATTAGTTGTtcattatctatatatttaaattaaaagtggATGAGGAAAATGGTTAATCTGGCCAAGCAAGATCATTTACCTCGAAATGTCATACTAGTGACTATAGATGGTGGGTACGATGGAGTACTTGACGAGCTCTCAAGTATTAAGGATAGAAACGATGTTAATTAATTCAGGTTCCAAGGTCCTATGCTTCCAAGTCCAAGTCTTCGACTGCTTGCAGGTTAGCTGACCACACAACTTTTGAAGATATGAACTGGTACGACATACTCAATAACAAACTCGAATCACTTTATCTGTTAGCTCCACATAATTATATagcatattttttgtttctgctaatatcaaaattatgttttatttatttttattagatatCATATTTTGATTAGCTAAAATAACATAAGTGAATAGAAAGGTTTATCCTGGACtcaagtatatattatttttttctagtttttaaaatgaaaagggttttttttttttgttttaaaacaaagaaaacgttctttaattaataattagcaCCCTATTTAACTCAAAGTGCACAATTACAGCAAAATTGAAAAGGTTATTTCAGCACCCTTTGATAAGTTTGCTCTTAAAAACGAAACATGATAAAACGTGAGGGGTTAtgtctaaaaaaataaaattaagctGGTTCGAGTAAATCGGATCGAAggttgtttctctctttcttcttcttcttcttcttcctctcaccaCAAAGCTTTTcccttttatgtttctttaccACTCTCCGATCTTCGCAACATCTTAAAGAGGTAAATTCCAAAAAAACTTCAGTTTTCTCGTTGCTGATTCCATCGAAATCTGGAACTTTTCATCGTAACTGTGAATACCCATCTCCCAAGTTtcgcaatttgtttgtttaaaagatCCATCTTTGAGCTGCAGCCCAGATAGTTTCAATGGAGGAACAGAGAGAGGAGAGTGAGTTCATTGGTGAATCCatggaggaaaaagaagaagctgctAAGGGATTAGGTATATCTTCTAAAACTGAAACCCTAGATGGTGAGGATACAAACAACACGGTACAGGTTTCGGATTCAGATGTAGAAATTTTGGTTTCTGATGTgaaagctgatgatgatgatgttgaggaGACTAAAGATAACGTTGGCAATGATGTTGCACTGACTGATGCTGCTGTCACGGAGCCTGAAGTTGATGGAGATGCTGAGGTGAAGATGAATGGTGAGACGGCTGCTAAGTCTCAAGTTAAGAGTGCAGGAGAAGGGGAATGTGTAATCTCTGGTGTGAATGATGTAACTGCTGATGACAAGGCAAGTTGTGAAGTTGAGCAAAGTTCAGTAGATGCCGAGATGCTTTCTGTTGCTGAAAAGAAAGCTGACCAAGAGAAGCAATCCACAAAGAATATCGAAGAGGATGATAAAAGAATGGGTGTTGATagcaaacaagaaaatgaagagaatGTGGGATCAGAGACTAAAGATACTGTTTTGAAAGTTGGTTCTGCTGCTGAAGGAGAAATAaccaatgaagaagaaaaaggagaagccATGGAGATTGATTATGCGGCAGAGGAACAGGTTGAAGATGATGTTAAAGTAGGTGAAGCTTTGGATAGTACCCAAGATATTCCTCCAGTTGCTGAAGCTGATGTGGTAAGTGAAATGGGAATTGACGAACCGAAAGATAATGCTGATATGGCCACCGAAACAATCGTAGCTACTGATTTAGCAAACCCAAACAGTCCCTCTGAAGATGCTGCTCCAGGTGAAGTTGAACCGTTGGATCATAATGCTCTTTTTGATCCAACTTCTGATATTACCAACTTTATTGATTTCAGTGGTGTATCATCTTGGTCAGGGAATATACAAGACCTTAAAACCGACACCAGGAATGTCTCTTTGAAAGAGGATAAGAAAGCTGCTGGTATGGCAGAGGAAGCTGCCACGGTTGCTATTGAAAATGGATCGACTGAAGCACCTGTTGCTTCTGGAGCACAATCTCCAGTTGCTGCTACAGATTGTTCAAAAGAGGCCTCTGATGCAAATTTGGGATCTGAAGGAAGTAAAGATCATGCATGCTTGGATACGAAAACGGCAGATCAACAAGATGCAGTGATAGAGGAAGAGGACATCATAACTCATGAATCCCAAAGTATCGATCCAAACCAAAAGGAAGATACAGGAATGGAAGAAGATCCCAGTAATTCTGATTTTGCTGATGATGAAGCTGGTTCTGATGTTAAGACTAACGGTGTGAAACGAAAGGCTGATGTCCTGAGTGAGGATTCACCAGGAGAAGGTACGAAGACTGTTTCCTTGGCAAAGGTGTCTTTTGCAGAAAGGCCCTCCTTTAAGATTGGTGCATGCATAGCCAGAGCTGCTAGTCAGATGACTGGATCTTCTTTAGTTTTGAAGGGTAGTAACTGTGATGATGAAACTCTCTCTGTTGAGAGTTTTGTGTCTCAGCTTCACTATGCAGCAACATACCCTGATAAAGAGAATGTTGTATCTGAAATTGCTGCTggttttttcttagatttccgaaaCTCCACGGCTTTGCAGCAAGGTCCCCCAGAAAAGGTGGGCAAAAAAAGAGGTAGACCATCCAATTCTGATGTAGCAGGAACTGAAGCATTCGAGTTTGAGGAAATGGGCGACACATACTGGACTGACAGAGTGATCCATAATGGTGGTGAAGAGCAAACACCACCAACCGAGAAAGGAAACTATCAAGTTGTGCCagttgagttgaaacctgctcAGGTTCAAAGAACTCGTCGACCATACAAAAGACGACAGACTCAGATCCATATTCCTCTTTCAGTCTCAGACAAACCGGCAAACTTTGATGAGAATGCACCAGCTGAACTTGTAATGAAGTTTTCTGAAGCGGATACTATACCTCCTGAGAAGAGCCTGAGTAAAATGTTTAGGCATTTTGGACCAATAAGGGAGTCGCAAACTGAAGTTGACAAGGAAAATAACCGGGCCAGAGTAGTTTATAGGAAGGGTGCTGATGCCAAGGTTGCTTACAACAGCGCAGGAAGGTTTAGTATTTTTGGGACGAAAGCGGTGAATTACGAGCTCAGCTATACGATAACTGAGACATTCAAAGTTAAGCCTTATGTTGTGTCTTTAGGCGAGGAGGATGCAGCACCATGTCTTCCTGCCTAGATGTAGTCCCTTCAGGCATGGTTCAGGTAAATCTGCTTCCTTTGTT encodes the following:
- the LOC104759023 gene encoding uncharacterized protein LOC104759023 isoform X2, with amino-acid sequence MEEQREESEFIGESMEEKEEAAKGLGISSKTETLDGEDTNNTVQVSDSDVEILVSDVKADDDDVEETKDNVGNDVALTDAAVTEPEVDGDAEVKMNGETAAKSQVKSAGEGECVISGVNDVTADDKASCEVEQSSVDAEMLSVAEKKADQEKQSTKNIEEDDKRMGVDSKQENEENVGSETKDTVLKVGSAAEGEITNEEEKGEAMEIDYAAEEQVEDDVKVGEALDSTQDIPPVAEADVVSEMGIDEPKDNADMATETIVATDLANPNSPSEDAAPGNIQDLKTDTRNVSLKEDKKAAGMAEEAATVAIENGSTEAPVASGAQSPVAATDCSKEASDANLGSEGSKDHACLDTKTADQQDAVIEEEDIITHESQSIDPNQKEDTGMEEDPSNSDFADDEAGSDVKTNGVKRKADVLSEDSPGEGTKTVSLAKVSFAERPSFKIGACIARAASQMTGSSLVLKGSNCDDETLSVESFVSQLHYAATYPDKENVVSEIAAGFFLDFRNSTALQQGPPEKVGKKRGRPSNSDVAGTEAFEFEEMGDTYWTDRVIHNGGEEQTPPTEKGNYQVVPVELKPAQVQRTRRPYKRRQTQIHIPLSVSDKPANFDENAPAELVMKFSEADTIPPEKSLSKMFRHFGPIRESQTEVDKENNRARVVYRKGADAKVAYNSAGRFSIFGTKAVNYELSYTITETFKVKPYVVSLGEEDAAPCLPA
- the LOC104759023 gene encoding uncharacterized protein LOC104759023 isoform X1, translated to MEEQREESEFIGESMEEKEEAAKGLGISSKTETLDGEDTNNTVQVSDSDVEILVSDVKADDDDVEETKDNVGNDVALTDAAVTEPEVDGDAEVKMNGETAAKSQVKSAGEGECVISGVNDVTADDKASCEVEQSSVDAEMLSVAEKKADQEKQSTKNIEEDDKRMGVDSKQENEENVGSETKDTVLKVGSAAEGEITNEEEKGEAMEIDYAAEEQVEDDVKVGEALDSTQDIPPVAEADVVSEMGIDEPKDNADMATETIVATDLANPNSPSEDAAPGEVEPLDHNALFDPTSDITNFIDFSGVSSWSGNIQDLKTDTRNVSLKEDKKAAGMAEEAATVAIENGSTEAPVASGAQSPVAATDCSKEASDANLGSEGSKDHACLDTKTADQQDAVIEEEDIITHESQSIDPNQKEDTGMEEDPSNSDFADDEAGSDVKTNGVKRKADVLSEDSPGEGTKTVSLAKVSFAERPSFKIGACIARAASQMTGSSLVLKGSNCDDETLSVESFVSQLHYAATYPDKENVVSEIAAGFFLDFRNSTALQQGPPEKVGKKRGRPSNSDVAGTEAFEFEEMGDTYWTDRVIHNGGEEQTPPTEKGNYQVVPVELKPAQVQRTRRPYKRRQTQIHIPLSVSDKPANFDENAPAELVMKFSEADTIPPEKSLSKMFRHFGPIRESQTEVDKENNRARVVYRKGADAKVAYNSAGRFSIFGTKAVNYELSYTITETFKVKPYVVSLGEEDAAPCLPA